In Gordonia iterans, the following proteins share a genomic window:
- the cas1 gene encoding CRISPR-associated endonuclease Cas1 produces the protein MDMDGGNRTELPISLVVHTVFCERRAWLEAVGERVDSAQIEAGLVAHARVDSPRVSPIESTSMDIDHSDLGIVGKCDVVRHLPGRVSIVEYKATPTRRVPEVTASNIVQLALQRLCLESGGVVIESQEVYFTNHRRSVSVDLTESDFDEARKWVDMTREIVDRQTAPPPLVDDPRCRFCSHVSVCLPDEHHRNELNHVRRVAVSNPGGEVLHLTTAGSRASLKSGRVVIQKAREEVASLPVERVVGLVVHGNVDVSSALIREMLWRGYGIVWCSSNGRVVGHARSARTPNGLPRLQQHVRSSVGDIFIAREMIAPKVANQATQLRRSSRADVIEIVRKMREISRNIDQAQSVSQIVGLEGEAAALYFREFGSCIANGADPLFVDGFDGRAGRRARDPLNAAFNYAYGLLAAECVRALHACGLDPHAGFVHSAVRNKPALALDLMEQFRPIIADSVVLSVINNGQLTTVDFHSLLGAMRLSTTGRKAITKEYERRVSQEFTHPVYKYKVSWRRAIEVQARMLLGVLDGTGHHYVGIRTR, from the coding sequence ATGGACATGGACGGCGGGAATCGAACGGAACTGCCGATCAGCCTCGTCGTGCACACGGTGTTCTGTGAGCGTCGTGCCTGGCTGGAAGCGGTCGGGGAGCGGGTCGACAGCGCGCAGATCGAGGCTGGCCTCGTTGCTCATGCTCGAGTCGATTCGCCGCGTGTGTCCCCGATCGAGTCCACATCGATGGATATTGATCACTCTGACCTGGGCATCGTGGGCAAGTGTGACGTAGTAAGGCACTTACCCGGTCGGGTTTCGATCGTCGAGTACAAGGCGACGCCGACTCGTCGTGTTCCGGAAGTAACGGCATCCAACATCGTTCAGTTGGCCCTCCAGCGATTGTGTCTGGAGTCCGGCGGAGTCGTCATCGAGTCGCAGGAGGTGTATTTCACGAATCATCGCCGGAGCGTGTCCGTTGATCTCACAGAGTCCGACTTCGACGAGGCGCGGAAGTGGGTCGATATGACTCGTGAGATCGTCGACCGTCAGACCGCTCCACCGCCGCTGGTTGACGATCCGCGTTGTCGCTTTTGTTCTCACGTGAGCGTGTGCCTGCCCGATGAACACCATCGAAACGAGCTCAATCATGTTCGGCGTGTAGCGGTCAGCAACCCCGGTGGTGAGGTTCTGCATTTGACCACCGCTGGGAGTCGGGCGTCGCTGAAGTCGGGGCGTGTAGTGATTCAGAAGGCTCGTGAGGAAGTCGCCTCACTACCGGTCGAACGGGTCGTCGGACTGGTAGTGCATGGGAACGTCGACGTCTCGTCGGCGCTGATTCGTGAAATGCTGTGGCGCGGTTACGGGATCGTGTGGTGCTCGTCCAACGGTAGGGTCGTCGGACACGCGCGATCCGCGCGGACCCCCAATGGTCTGCCGCGTCTGCAGCAACATGTACGTTCCTCCGTCGGAGACATTTTCATTGCCAGGGAGATGATCGCGCCAAAGGTTGCAAATCAGGCGACACAGCTCAGGAGGTCTTCGCGTGCTGACGTTATCGAGATAGTTCGGAAGATGCGAGAAATAAGCCGGAATATAGACCAGGCGCAGAGCGTCTCCCAAATCGTTGGGTTGGAGGGTGAGGCTGCGGCATTGTATTTCCGAGAATTCGGAAGCTGTATCGCGAACGGGGCTGATCCGCTGTTCGTCGACGGCTTCGATGGTCGTGCCGGGCGAAGAGCACGTGATCCGCTGAACGCAGCTTTCAACTACGCCTACGGGTTGCTGGCCGCCGAGTGTGTCCGAGCTCTGCATGCGTGCGGTCTCGACCCTCACGCGGGCTTTGTTCACTCGGCAGTGCGGAACAAACCAGCGCTGGCTCTCGACCTCATGGAGCAGTTCCGGCCGATCATCGCCGACTCTGTAGTTCTCTCGGTGATCAATAACGGGCAACTGACGACAGTCGACTTTCATTCGCTTCTCGGCGCGATGCGCTTGTCGACTACCGGGCGAAAGGCGATCACAAAAGAGTACGAGCGCCGAGTTTCACAGGAATTCACTCACCCTGTGTACAAGTACAAGGTGAGCTGGCGTCGTGCGATCGAGGTGCAGGCACGGATGCTGCTTGGTGTTCTCGACGGCACCGGCCACCACTACGTGGGCATCCGGACCCGATGA
- the cas2 gene encoding CRISPR-associated endonuclease Cas2 — protein MTARLSRLLVAYDIVDDRRRTRLANILQSFGDRIQFSVFLVDVTDAQEVRMRAKVNAEIDGRVDSVLFCRLGPTATTGSTSITYLGCRRTTTDDTDFVV, from the coding sequence ATGACTGCTCGGCTGTCACGGTTATTGGTCGCTTACGATATCGTCGACGACCGGAGGCGGACGCGACTTGCTAATATCCTTCAGTCCTTTGGTGATCGGATCCAGTTCAGTGTGTTCCTGGTTGATGTTACCGATGCACAAGAAGTCAGGATGCGTGCCAAGGTGAATGCAGAAATTGATGGCCGAGTTGATTCGGTTCTGTTCTGCAGACTTGGACCCACGGCGACGACAGGAAGCACGTCCATCACTTACTTGGGCTGTCGCCGGACTACTACCGACGACACAGACTTCGTCGTATAA